A single genomic interval of Arthrobacter globiformis harbors:
- a CDS encoding DUF2273 domain-containing protein, with translation MSPTVVGIAAGAFVAFMSLQFGLWGFLISLLFMGIGALLGRAAEGKLDLRSVIDAISGRRSSS, from the coding sequence GTGAGCCCCACTGTCGTTGGAATCGCAGCCGGCGCCTTCGTGGCGTTCATGTCACTACAGTTCGGTCTCTGGGGCTTCCTGATCTCCCTGCTGTTCATGGGAATCGGCGCGCTCCTGGGCCGCGCCGCAGAAGGGAAACTGGACCTCCGCAGCGTCATCGATGCCATCAGCGGGCGGCGCTCATCCTCATGA
- a CDS encoding Hsp70 family protein, translating into MTDHADAWILAIDFGTLNTAAAIRSGGKNDVLELSRGSRTMPSGVILDTGNGPRVGEMAERLRARYPHTYEENPKSLVGMPPRIYDGRPIRAEEFVAEIFREVRRIALDRKARVEPAKVVLTHPSAWGGRHRQQLLRAAESAGFERRSIVLLEEPIAAAHYFRHESVGQPIPIGGQVLVFDFGGGTLDLALVEHTEDGEFEVKDIEAIENLGGNNLDAALWDWTLGQIEARHPEAVAHLRSSNGRREEATLCENVRKAKEELSSRPATEIPVFIGDDYDDAYRLTAEEYEALIRPLVERAVALTRTLLDRNDTSKVVRFYLTGGSSLTPLVARALAQATGITPTRLGDPKTVVVDGALSAVAAVPAQPPALDGFLLEWVWPAVIFGIGVGYSISAIKLKRELGFGQITDSDKEDGFRSPSSLVSAKLLPGWFYKDSYTFLAPDGQANVIISTEELSEDMDTQTYADAQGPLLENELPGYEELAMEPYVVSGVVGHGWLREFIWTPPDSGPVQQTQIYVVLFRRGFTATATSPVSEYESHRADLSAILGSIRVHGDATERLQRWLSNDT; encoded by the coding sequence ATGACCGACCACGCAGACGCCTGGATATTGGCAATTGATTTCGGAACATTGAACACTGCAGCCGCTATCCGCAGCGGGGGAAAGAACGACGTCTTGGAGCTGTCGCGCGGATCACGGACGATGCCCTCGGGAGTAATCCTAGACACCGGAAACGGACCCCGCGTCGGGGAGATGGCGGAGCGGCTCCGAGCCAGATACCCACACACCTATGAGGAAAACCCAAAAAGCCTGGTGGGAATGCCCCCGCGAATATATGACGGCCGTCCCATTCGTGCCGAAGAATTCGTCGCGGAAATCTTTCGGGAGGTCAGGCGGATCGCTTTGGACCGGAAAGCACGGGTGGAACCGGCCAAGGTTGTCCTTACTCACCCGTCCGCATGGGGCGGACGACACAGGCAACAGCTACTTCGCGCCGCTGAAAGCGCCGGGTTCGAACGGCGTAGCATCGTGCTCCTGGAGGAACCGATAGCCGCCGCCCACTATTTCCGCCATGAGTCAGTCGGACAGCCGATTCCGATTGGGGGCCAGGTTCTGGTATTCGACTTCGGTGGTGGGACCCTCGATCTAGCGTTGGTGGAGCACACCGAGGATGGCGAGTTCGAGGTGAAGGACATTGAAGCGATTGAGAACCTTGGTGGGAACAATCTCGATGCGGCGTTGTGGGATTGGACGCTAGGCCAAATTGAGGCCAGGCACCCCGAAGCGGTCGCCCACCTCCGCAGTTCCAACGGACGCCGGGAAGAAGCGACGTTGTGCGAAAACGTCCGTAAGGCTAAGGAGGAACTCTCATCCCGTCCGGCCACAGAAATCCCTGTGTTTATTGGAGACGACTATGACGACGCGTATCGACTGACCGCTGAGGAATACGAGGCGTTGATTCGTCCCCTCGTTGAACGAGCAGTCGCCCTAACGAGGACATTGCTGGACCGCAACGACACATCCAAAGTCGTCAGGTTCTACCTCACCGGCGGGTCATCGTTGACCCCACTTGTCGCCCGGGCGTTGGCACAGGCGACGGGGATCACCCCCACCCGTCTTGGAGACCCGAAAACGGTGGTGGTCGACGGTGCACTGTCAGCCGTCGCGGCAGTACCGGCACAACCCCCTGCGCTTGACGGCTTCTTGTTGGAATGGGTTTGGCCCGCAGTCATTTTTGGCATAGGCGTCGGATATAGCATCTCAGCGATTAAACTGAAGCGTGAGCTAGGCTTTGGCCAAATCACAGATTCGGATAAAGAGGATGGGTTTCGTTCCCCTTCTTCCCTCGTTTCGGCCAAACTCCTGCCGGGGTGGTTCTACAAGGACTCCTACACATTCCTCGCACCAGACGGGCAGGCTAACGTGATAATCTCGACTGAGGAGCTCAGCGAGGACATGGACACGCAGACTTATGCGGATGCCCAGGGGCCCCTTCTTGAGAACGAGTTACCAGGGTATGAAGAACTTGCCATGGAACCATATGTCGTTTCCGGCGTAGTTGGTCATGGCTGGCTACGAGAGTTCATTTGGACACCGCCGGACAGCGGGCCGGTGCAGCAAACGCAAATATACGTAGTTCTATTCAGGCGCGGCTTCACTGCTACAGCCACTTCGCCAGTTTCGGAATACGAGAGTCACCGGGCTGACCTTTCTGCAATTCTGGGAAGTATCAGAGTTCACGGAGATGCCACGGAACGATTACAGCGGTGGTTAAGCAACGACACCTAG
- a CDS encoding Asp23/Gls24 family envelope stress response protein, which translates to MEYQNPQTAAVRVDPALTPAAAGGRTVISETAVAKVAGIAARAVPGVYSLGTGSSRALGAIRDAVGSSDHAAGVHAEVGETQVAVDITLVAVYGAPLHALANQVRASVYAAVEKLVGLQVIEVNVEINDVYIAPPVKPTGAPAVAEREAVL; encoded by the coding sequence ATGGAATACCAGAATCCACAAACCGCCGCCGTTCGAGTGGACCCTGCCCTGACGCCGGCTGCAGCCGGCGGGCGCACCGTGATCTCCGAGACCGCCGTGGCCAAAGTCGCCGGGATCGCGGCCCGGGCCGTGCCCGGCGTGTACTCCCTGGGGACCGGCTCCTCCCGGGCACTCGGAGCCATCAGGGACGCGGTGGGCAGCTCCGATCACGCCGCAGGCGTGCATGCCGAGGTCGGCGAAACCCAGGTGGCAGTGGACATCACCCTGGTGGCGGTCTACGGCGCTCCGCTGCACGCCCTGGCCAACCAGGTACGGGCAAGCGTTTATGCGGCCGTCGAGAAACTGGTGGGCCTGCAGGTCATCGAGGTGAACGTTGAGATCAACGACGTCTACATTGCACCCCCGGTGAAACCGACGGGCGCTCCCGCCGTCGCTGAGAGGGAGGCGGTCCTGTGA
- a CDS encoding DUF4913 domain-containing protein: protein MSVWWRDHADHHMGVLLSADGPFKGCKPVAGGHAANKLKILPCEPPPPGALLLGRKSRAIKTTSFCNPRFWESWPSSWDAPCFNQSGPKPLLDLPVCILGSFTPTTYTEIGEPAGHGEPPLPDIASDE from the coding sequence ATGAGCGTGTGGTGGCGCGACCACGCCGACCACCACATGGGCGTCCTGCTCTCCGCAGACGGGCCTTTCAAAGGCTGCAAGCCGGTCGCCGGCGGCCACGCTGCAAACAAGCTCAAAATTCTCCCATGCGAACCACCCCCCCCAGGGGCTCTTCTGCTAGGTCGGAAGAGCCGAGCAATCAAAACCACGTCGTTTTGTAACCCGCGGTTTTGGGAGTCATGGCCAAGCTCATGGGACGCCCCCTGTTTCAACCAGTCCGGCCCCAAGCCGCTCCTCGACCTACCGGTTTGTATCCTAGGCAGTTTCACGCCGACCACTTATACAGAGATAGGGGAGCCAGCGGGGCACGGCGAGCCACCACTTCCTGACATTGCATCGGATGAATGA
- a CDS encoding glycoside hydrolase family 68 protein — translation MHKHPNTPRMLRWRPAAAALVATVAATAFLAVPSAQANEPSDPPASTQMPAPTPGFPLPTPHTQTAHDPASDFTSKWTRADAKQIMAQSDSKVKPGQNSMSPDVTMPEIPQDFPAMNDDVWVWDTWSLTDENANQISYKGYDVIFSLVADRHAGYGFDQRHWNARIGYFFRKTNADPAKDKWNYGGHLFLDNTSIGNTEWSGSTRLMQGNHVNVFYTATTFYDVKERNAGGGGIAPDAVIAKALGNIHADKNGVTFDGFQHTKLLEPDGKLYQNKAQNPGFAFRDPYTFADPAHPGKTFMVFEGNTGGKRGDYRCKNEDLGYAKGDPNAENLAEVNSKGAYYQTANVGLAVADNKDLTKWHFLPPILSANCVNDQTERPQIFIQNEGGKNKYYLFTISHQFTYAAGMRGPDGVYGFVGNGVRSDYQPMNNSGLALGSPTDLNLPSESPEAPTPNQNGRQFQAYSHYVQPGGLVQSFIDNVNGVRGGSLSPTVKINFRDGVSKVDRSFGKNGLGPFGYLPTNVHVGGNGLYK, via the coding sequence ATGCACAAGCACCCCAACACCCCCCGGATGCTGCGGTGGCGCCCCGCCGCCGCAGCTCTGGTGGCAACTGTCGCCGCCACGGCGTTCCTCGCAGTGCCCTCGGCGCAGGCAAACGAGCCGTCGGATCCGCCGGCGAGCACGCAGATGCCGGCGCCGACTCCGGGCTTCCCCCTGCCGACGCCCCACACCCAGACGGCACATGATCCGGCGTCGGACTTCACTTCAAAGTGGACCCGTGCGGATGCCAAGCAGATCATGGCGCAGAGCGACTCCAAGGTTAAGCCGGGCCAGAACTCCATGAGCCCCGACGTCACCATGCCGGAGATCCCCCAGGACTTCCCCGCCATGAACGATGACGTGTGGGTTTGGGACACCTGGTCGCTGACCGACGAGAACGCGAACCAGATCAGCTACAAGGGTTACGACGTGATCTTCTCGCTGGTCGCTGACCGGCACGCAGGCTACGGCTTCGACCAGCGCCACTGGAACGCCCGCATCGGCTACTTCTTCCGCAAGACCAACGCTGACCCGGCCAAGGACAAGTGGAACTACGGCGGACACCTGTTCCTGGACAACACTTCCATCGGCAACACCGAATGGTCCGGATCCACGCGTCTGATGCAGGGCAACCACGTGAACGTGTTTTACACGGCCACCACGTTCTACGACGTCAAGGAGCGCAACGCGGGCGGCGGCGGCATCGCGCCGGACGCCGTCATCGCCAAGGCACTCGGCAACATCCACGCGGACAAGAACGGCGTGACCTTCGACGGCTTCCAGCACACCAAGCTGCTTGAGCCGGACGGAAAGCTCTACCAGAACAAGGCACAGAACCCGGGCTTCGCGTTCCGCGACCCGTACACGTTCGCTGACCCGGCACACCCCGGCAAGACCTTCATGGTGTTCGAAGGCAACACCGGCGGCAAGCGCGGCGACTACCGCTGCAAGAACGAGGACCTGGGTTACGCCAAGGGTGACCCCAACGCCGAGAACCTCGCCGAGGTCAACAGCAAGGGCGCCTACTACCAGACCGCCAACGTTGGCCTGGCCGTGGCAGACAACAAGGATCTGACCAAGTGGCACTTCCTGCCGCCGATCCTCTCCGCCAACTGCGTCAACGACCAGACCGAGCGTCCGCAGATCTTCATCCAGAATGAAGGCGGCAAGAACAAGTACTACCTGTTCACCATCAGCCACCAGTTCACCTACGCTGCAGGCATGCGCGGACCCGACGGCGTCTACGGCTTCGTGGGCAACGGCGTCCGCTCCGACTACCAGCCGATGAACAACAGCGGCCTGGCCCTCGGCTCCCCGACGGACCTGAACCTGCCGTCAGAGTCCCCGGAAGCGCCGACGCCGAACCAGAACGGCCGTCAGTTCCAGGCCTACTCGCACTACGTGCAGCCGGGCGGCCTGGTCCAGTCCTTCATCGACAATGTGAACGGTGTCCGCGGCGGTTCCCTGTCGCCCACCGTGAAGATCAACTTCCGGGACGGTGTGTCCAAGGTTGACCGCAGCTTCGGTAAGAACGGCCTCGGCCCGTTCGGTTACCTGCCCACCAACGTCCACGTTGGCGGCAACGGCCTCTACAAGTAA
- a CDS encoding HAD domain-containing protein, producing the protein MKPLILLDIEGVLNPVAHPNDDGESSERSLPEAKASLVRGLAKCGQIAWVSTSPEDLTEELESQLQLETEPVRVELEMRESDVDEPTPKLRAVTEWLARKDADGEAGWDALVWIDDVLGPDAYEWADGFSQPVHLEKTSPEEGLTKEQVASVESFVDGI; encoded by the coding sequence ATGAAACCGCTGATCCTGCTGGACATTGAGGGAGTGCTGAATCCTGTGGCGCATCCGAACGACGACGGCGAGAGTTCCGAGCGGTCACTGCCGGAGGCGAAGGCGTCGCTGGTCCGGGGACTCGCCAAATGCGGACAGATCGCGTGGGTGTCGACATCACCCGAGGACCTGACCGAGGAGCTGGAGTCGCAACTGCAGCTCGAGACGGAACCCGTGCGCGTGGAGTTGGAGATGCGTGAGAGCGACGTTGATGAGCCCACACCGAAGCTGCGGGCGGTGACCGAGTGGCTTGCCCGGAAGGACGCTGACGGAGAGGCCGGTTGGGACGCGCTCGTGTGGATCGATGACGTGCTCGGCCCGGACGCATACGAGTGGGCGGACGGATTCAGCCAGCCGGTACACCTGGAGAAGACGTCGCCGGAGGAGGGGCTGACCAAAGAGCAGGTCGCATCTGTCGAGTCATTCGTGGATGGCATCTGA
- a CDS encoding tetratricopeptide repeat protein, which translates to MQLRLGERPPLRRHHTIAQQLASLTGETGDLAGAISQFRELLDDQLRVLGPDHPDTLSTRSNLAFWTGQAGDPAGAISQLHELLDSRE; encoded by the coding sequence TTGCAGTTGCGCCTGGGTGAACGACCGCCGCTGCGCCGGCACCACACCATCGCCCAACAACTGGCCTCCTTGACCGGGGAAACCGGGGACCTTGCCGGGGCGATCAGCCAGTTCCGCGAACTGCTGGACGACCAGTTGCGGGTGTTGGGCCCCGACCACCCCGACACGCTGAGCACCCGCAGCAACCTCGCTTTTTGGACCGGGCAGGCCGGGGACCCTGCCGGGGCGATCAGCCAACTCCATGAACTGCTGGATTCCCGGGAATAG
- a CDS encoding histone-like nucleoid-structuring protein Lsr2 — protein sequence MARKTVVIIEDDLDGSEASETVQFAIDGAEYEIDLNEKHANELRQALDRFTAAARKSSGGRGRPAGRRSPSGGIDSKVIRKWAQDQGLTVNARGRIQAEIVEQYQAAH from the coding sequence ATGGCACGCAAAACAGTAGTTATTATTGAAGATGATCTCGATGGTTCTGAAGCCAGTGAGACCGTGCAATTCGCCATCGACGGTGCCGAATACGAGATCGATCTGAACGAAAAGCACGCAAATGAACTCCGCCAAGCACTCGACCGCTTCACCGCTGCAGCCCGGAAGTCTTCTGGTGGGCGCGGCCGACCCGCAGGCCGCAGATCACCGTCCGGCGGTATCGATTCGAAGGTCATCCGGAAGTGGGCGCAGGATCAGGGGCTTACAGTCAACGCCCGCGGGCGTATCCAGGCGGAGATCGTTGAGCAGTACCAAGCTGCTCACTGA
- a CDS encoding GNAT family N-acetyltransferase yields MAAIDVFIASTGQAGVVGRLLYEFNTEFETPGPSAEEFAARFKFLLARTDMLVLLSGTPAAPTGLAFLTLRPTPYYDGPLAQLEELYVQPGLRGQGVGTALLTRAVQEVRERGGAEMHINVDEVDKDTRRFYERHGFTNLQPGTDCRMLCYLREL; encoded by the coding sequence ATGGCCGCCATAGACGTCTTCATTGCATCCACCGGGCAGGCGGGAGTGGTCGGGCGCCTGCTCTACGAGTTCAACACTGAGTTTGAAACACCTGGTCCAAGTGCCGAGGAATTTGCCGCCCGGTTCAAGTTCCTCCTGGCCCGCACTGACATGCTTGTCCTTCTCTCCGGGACCCCGGCAGCTCCGACCGGTTTAGCATTCCTGACCCTGAGGCCCACCCCGTACTACGACGGACCCCTGGCCCAGCTCGAGGAACTCTACGTCCAGCCCGGCCTGCGCGGCCAGGGCGTCGGCACGGCTTTGCTGACAAGGGCGGTCCAGGAGGTCCGTGAGCGCGGCGGAGCGGAGATGCACATCAACGTCGATGAGGTTGATAAAGACACGCGCCGCTTTTACGAACGCCACGGCTTCACCAACCTCCAGCCGGGCACGGACTGCCGGATGCTGTGCTACCTGCGCGAGCTCTAA
- a CDS encoding nucleotidyltransferase domain-containing protein translates to MREGVRTLGEGMDRGVVAAINARLQTAAADHHVAIPWAIESGSRAWGFPSPDSDYDCRFLFIRSLDDYASPWRPRNVIETPLDPVLDVNGWDLIKAVQLAVNGNATVSEWLRSPIVYDGDPAFRDRLLAVVGQVADRAAIGRHYLHVGRDHWRSSGAEAGGECHLKRVFYALRPAAALHWMAHHGGSSPPMNLGELLASAPPPEDVGQHVAELVATKALTRELGHGRIPEPVRGWVNEQFATATGFDVPPHEREDRRNQAHREFLALVRVWGPRE, encoded by the coding sequence GTGCGTGAAGGGGTGCGTACCCTCGGCGAGGGGATGGACCGGGGAGTCGTCGCCGCCATCAACGCCCGTCTACAAACGGCGGCCGCCGACCATCACGTCGCCATCCCGTGGGCCATCGAGAGTGGCAGCCGGGCCTGGGGATTCCCGTCCCCGGACAGCGACTACGACTGCCGCTTCCTCTTCATCCGTTCTCTCGATGACTACGCCTCGCCGTGGCGGCCGCGCAACGTGATCGAGACACCCCTCGACCCGGTGCTCGATGTCAACGGCTGGGACCTGATCAAGGCCGTCCAGCTCGCCGTCAACGGAAACGCCACCGTCTCCGAGTGGCTCCGCTCGCCGATCGTGTACGACGGTGACCCGGCCTTTCGGGACCGGTTGTTGGCTGTCGTCGGCCAGGTGGCCGACCGGGCGGCGATCGGCCGGCACTATCTCCACGTCGGCCGCGACCACTGGCGCTCCAGCGGAGCGGAAGCAGGTGGGGAGTGCCACCTGAAGCGGGTCTTCTACGCGCTGCGACCGGCTGCGGCGCTGCACTGGATGGCCCACCACGGGGGCAGCAGCCCGCCGATGAACCTCGGCGAGCTCCTCGCCTCCGCACCGCCTCCGGAGGATGTTGGCCAGCACGTCGCGGAGTTGGTGGCCACCAAGGCACTTACTCGCGAGCTCGGGCATGGCCGGATACCTGAGCCGGTTCGGGGCTGGGTCAACGAGCAGTTCGCGACGGCCACAGGGTTCGACGTACCTCCCCACGAACGGGAGGACCGCCGCAACCAGGCGCACCGGGAGTTCCTAGCGCTGGTGCGAGTCTGGGGCCCGCGTGAGTGA